From a region of the Phaseolus vulgaris cultivar G19833 chromosome 6, P. vulgaris v2.0, whole genome shotgun sequence genome:
- the LOC137831734 gene encoding uncharacterized protein encodes MVCFGLMQCVGVALTSCHGQLKARTCEFRVRIGCSSNVYVSRKKVLEKVDEELAKGDDRAALTLVKDLQGKPGGLRFFGAARQVPQRLYTLDELRLNGIETLSLLSPVDTTLGSIERNLQIAAILGGLAAWNAFAISPQQIFYISLGLLFLWTLDAVSFGGGIGSLVVDTIGHTFSQKYHNRVIQHEAGHFLIAYLIGILPKGYSISSLDALQKEGSLNIQAGTAFVDFEFQEEVNTGKVSATTLNRFSCIALAGVSTEYLIYGFSEGGLDDIRKLDLLLKGLGFTQKKADSQVRWSLLNTVLLLRRHEVARAKVAEALAMGKSVGSCIDIIESSIDVSDL; translated from the exons ATGGTGTGTTTTGGTTTGATGCAGTGTGTGGGTGTGGCTTTGACATCGTGCCATGGACAACTCAAAGCGAGAACTTGTGAATTTAGGGTCAGAATTGGATGTTCCTCCAACGTTTATGTATCTAGGAAGAAAGTGCTGGAGAAAGTGGACGAGGAGCTAGCAAAGGGAGATGATAGAGCTGCGCTGACACTTGTGAAGGATTTGCAGGGTAAACCTGGTGGGCTTCGGTTTTTCGGTGCTGCCAGACAG GTGCCTCAAAGGCTTTACACCTTGGATGAATTGAGGCTAAATGGAATTGAAACTCTGTCTCTTCTATCGCCTGTGGACACCACTCTTGGTTCAATAGAGAGAAATCTTCAGATTGCTGCTATTCTAGGAGGTCTTGCTGCATGGAATGCCTTTGCAATTTCCCCACAACAAATCTTCTATATATCACTGGGGTTGCTATTTCTATGGACACTAGACGCG GTCTCTTTTGGTGGAGGTATTGGTAGCTTGGTTGTTGATACAATTGGTCACACTTTCAGTCAGAAATACCACAATAGGGTTATTCAA CATGAAGCTGGTCACTTTTTAATTGCTTATCTGATAGGAATACTTCCTAAAGGATATTCTATTTCTAGTTTGGATGCTCTGCAGAAGGAGGGATCTCTGAATATTCAAGCAGGCACAGCCTTTGTGGATTTTGAGTTTCAAGAAGAA GTTAATACAGGAAAAGTATCAGCTACA ACATTGAACAGATTTTCATGTATAGCATTGGCTGGGGTGTCTACTGAGTATCTTATATATGGATTTTCTGAAGGAGGTCTGGATGACATCAGAAAG TTGGATTTACTGCTCAAGGGACTAGGCTTCACACAGAAGAAGGCAGATTCTCAAGTTAGATGGTCTTTGCTAAACACAGTCTTGCTCTTGCGGAGGCACGAAGTAGCTCGAGCCAAGGTTGCTGAGGCCTTGGCAATGGGAAAATCTGTAGGATCCTGCATTGACATTATAGAGAGTTCTATAGATGTTTCAGATCTCTAA